A genome region from Vibrio tapetis subsp. tapetis includes the following:
- a CDS encoding SDR family oxidoreductase, which produces MDIRNSVILVTSAGTALGCTLATHFLKLGAKVIVADTDSVLLLETIKRCRKIVNDVDYYHLPDNTPSSIEALFDHIDDHFTDGIDVLINHWPSQPLPSLIDETHTNRDFAESLTGVVSSLYGYGQVTARRMRQHNTKGVIVNLTSNQTQNMDDSMNNMSAMLAGLTQSWAKELDQFNIRVGAVVPSHQRISRCEHGKWARVQDELIRNTEYIVANDYFNGRVMAAEA; this is translated from the coding sequence ATGGATATACGCAACTCAGTGATTCTGGTTACTTCTGCAGGAACGGCTTTAGGCTGTACTTTAGCCACGCACTTTCTTAAGCTAGGAGCAAAGGTGATCGTCGCCGATACCGATAGTGTTCTATTACTTGAAACTATCAAACGCTGCCGAAAGATTGTAAACGATGTCGACTACTATCATTTACCAGATAACACCCCCTCAAGTATTGAAGCATTATTTGATCATATAGATGATCACTTCACTGATGGTATTGATGTGTTGATAAACCATTGGCCAAGCCAACCTTTACCTAGCCTCATTGATGAAACGCACACTAATCGAGACTTCGCCGAGAGCCTAACCGGAGTGGTGTCATCGTTGTACGGTTATGGTCAGGTGACGGCACGTCGTATGCGTCAACACAATACGAAAGGCGTCATTGTTAACCTAACGTCTAACCAAACTCAAAATATGGATGACAGCATGAATAATATGTCTGCCATGCTGGCAGGTCTCACGCAAAGTTGGGCTAAAGAGTTAGATCAATTTAATATCCGAGTGGGCGCTGTTGTACCGTCACATCAGAGAATATCTAGATGCGAACATGGGAAATGGGCCCGAGTACAAGATGAGTTAATTCGAAACACTGAGTACATCGTGGCTAATGATTACTTTAACGGCCGAGTGATGGCCGCGGAGGCGTAG